The Lactuca sativa cultivar Salinas chromosome 2, Lsat_Salinas_v11, whole genome shotgun sequence genome includes the window aaataacaaaactgAATACCTCAAATAACTATCATATTACAAAATTCCAACACATATCATGGTTGAATACATGCAATATGATATTGAGATATTTCCCCATGAACCGATATCCTACTTATTAATCAATATAACAATCTTCTGAATATGATATTGCTTTATTTAAAAAATTCCTAAATTATAGTAGACTAATCATGGATAAATATTAGTAAATGTACAAGATTAAGAGAATGCCTTTGATAGTTAGGTTCAAATTGATCAACGCTACATAATCATTTTTTATGTTCTTACAATAATTTCGATGACATCATGTGTTTAGTTGAGTATTTTTACGTTCTCATAATAATTTTGATGGCACCTTGTATTTAGCTTAAGCTCAATTAGTTATTTAAGATGTTTCCTTTATTTCAACCCTTTCATTTTTTCCTTTTCGCAAACTAAACATTGAATGATCAACATAAATCCAATAAAGTTGGTATTTTTAActtaaatccaaaaaatatttttatctaaCGATAATAtcgtaaaaaaaatgaaaatattataaatGCATTAACATTAGGGTACCATGTAAGAGACATGGTGGAGTTCGGTTTACCATGAACGGGAGAGACTATTTTGAGCTTGTTTTGATCACAATTCTTGGTGGGGCCGGGTCACTTCAATCCGTGCAGGTGAAGGGGTCGAGAACCGGTTGGACGTCCATGTCAAGCATTTGGGGGTCTAATTGGTAATCACATTCGTATTTGAACGGCCAATCTCTTTCGTTCATCGTTACAACAACAGATGGTGTGACAAAAACGTTTTCAAACATTGTTTCTTCAAATTGGAGACTCGGTCAAACTTACTCAAGTCGAGTACAATtctaaatatttttattcaaaGGTTTAAGTTTTAGGATTTCAAGGAGCGGTATGCATGTTCTCTATAAGGAAGCACTCCATTCCTTTTTGCTCTAGACaattatgttttgaaaatatttaaatatagGAGAATAACGAGTTTTCCTACCAAAACAAGGAAACTCATGTACACTCAAATGTGTGTGGCAATGCCAAAAATTTAAAGCTTATATTGTACAAGATGTTACTTGTATTCTTCAAGGAAGAAATGATTATAACTAGAAAAAAGATCGGAAAAAAGTATTCATATGTAATCATTCATCTTGTTATTGATGTAAAACATGTTTTCTATATTGTACCTCTTTTTTAAACCGATTTGACAACATTTTGTAAGGTATTAGTGGTACAACAAAGTAAGTGGTTGGTTGGATAAAACTGAATAATTTAGTACAATGTTATTAAGAGAAGAACCATTTAAGAAGTCTAAATGTTGTCTCATAAGAATGATGAACAAATCTAATAAATGAGCAAATTATTATTTTGccattttaacaaaaaaacaacTCCAAATACATATAAAACAATATATTATTAGTCATTTATAgtaaacttttttaaaaaaattacataaacaacatcgtttttaatatatatatatatatatatatatatatatatatatatatatatatatatatatatatatatatatatatatatatatatattgcagatattaaataaataacaaaaccgAATACCTAAAATAACTATTATACTACAAAATTCCAACACATATCATGGTTGAAACATGCAATCTGATCTTGAGATGTTTTTCCATGAATCGATATCCTACTCATTAATCAATATAACAATCTATCTAATATAATATTGCTTTATTTAGAAAATTCCTAAATTATAATAGACTAATCATGGATAAATATTACTACATATACAAGATTAAGAGAATGTCTTTGATAGTTAGGTTCAAATTGATCAACCCTAAATaatcatttttgacgttcttacAATAATTTCGATTACATCATGTGTTTAGTTGATTACTTTTACGTTCTCACAATAGTTTTGATGGCACCTTGTATTTAGCTTAAGCTAATTTAGTTATGTGACGATGTTTCCTTTATTTAAACCAGTTCATTTTTTCTTTTCTGCTAACTAAACATTGAAtgatcaatataaatccaataATGTCGGATGTTAAACTTAAATCCAAAGAATATTTTTATCTAATTCCATAATATCATAAAAAAATGGAGATATTATAAATGCATTCACATGGTTAATGACTTCagggatgatatatatatattttttcagaCTTCAACAGTATTATAAAAATAGAACCTTTTGCACATATTATTTATAAAAGTACAATCTATTTTTCTAAAATCTTTAATATATGGACTAGCAAGCCAATGTATACATATACACAAGGTTGAATTTGAAGAGGTGCAAGGTATACAACCGCATATAACATGTATCATAAAGGGAGCCAAAATTTTTGTTTACGCTACTAAAAACATAAGAATCAACAATGGACATGCCCTTGGAAATTCGCCATTAAAGGCCAACAATGACATATCATCAACGAAATTCGGGAGGAACTTAACGAACGAATTAGCTTGTCGTAAAAACACATTGGAATTAGTGAATTTTGTCAAAGGTCAGTCACTGTTTACCATTGTTGGTTATTTacaaataaacaatttttccaGTTTAAATCCTAGTCACTAATATAATTAGCTATGACTTGCCTATTCAACGTCAAATCTTAtcataatattaaataatttttgcttacatatcaaaatatatatttaaggGTCCACTCTTACTATTTACACATTATCTTTAAAAAAATCAACGTACTAGTCTACAAATACAACATCATCAAGCAAAATTCATTCATTATGACTTATGAATGATGTTGATAGTTTCTTAGATATTAAAGTCTAGTGAACAATTAAGAATGAAATTAATTTATTTGATTTTCTCATATTCCCAAAATACCACTTTGTTTCCGAAAAATGTTTCCATACAATATAGTGGTATTGTTATAGAGGCAAATGAGATTCGTAAAAAGCCCAGTAAGAAGAATGAATGGGCCTTATAGTTTATAGATTCCCAAAGCCCTGGGCAAACCCCTCCCTTTCGCGTTCACTTTCCGAtcattcccttgtggtggctgtAGCAGTCGACGACGGCTCGATCACTCActtttgcaaaccctaattagATTAATGTAAAGTTTCTTCAAATTCCATCTTCTCTTCAATCCAACCGACCCTCATTGTTGCAATTTGATCAAAAATCTACAAACAGAATGACGTCCGATTCGTCCCCTTCCGCGGAAGGAACTAGCGGCAGCGGTGCTAACAGTTATTCACAGCGGAACTGTTTACCATCGCCGTGGGCTCAAGTCGTTCGTGGAGGTGGTGAGCCGGACCCGGTTGCTCCGCGTTCGCCGTCTGCATCGCAATCGTCTGTTTTGCCGGAGCAAAACCTTGTGGTTTCTGATCAGTTGACGGTAACGGAGCCGCAGCAGGCGGCGGCTGTTGAAACGCTTCTGGAGGCGTCTGAGGGTAGTAGTAACGGCAATGCGAGTGGTTTAAAGAAGTCGGCTTGGAACAAACCCTCGCCAAACGGCGTCGTTGAGGGGAGTAGTACGCCTGTGATGGGCGCTGCTTCCTGGCCAGCGCTCTCGGAATTGACTCGAGCGTTACCGAAATCGACGTCTTTCACGTCGGAGACATCTAAACATACATCTGATGGATCCGTCACTGTCTCTCAGGTTCGATTATGTTGCTTGATTTTTTACTTATAAAATCAAATACATATTCGGTGTGAAACTGCTATTTTCGTCGCAATCAATACTAATAATTCCAAATTCAGGGAAAAAAATAGTTGCTCACATTTTGTTCGAGTTCATGATTGTTTATCGTTATTGCTTTTCTACAGGCACCTGTAATTTCACAACAGCCGCAGAGACCTGTTAGACCTAATGCAAGCCATCATGCTAATCAAAACCATGTCAACCCTGTCCGGCAAAGGTCAATGAAACGAGGTGGAAGTTCAGGGGGTGGCTACAAtcgaccaccaccacctcctccaccacaaccaccaacaccaccaccaaTGCCACGTTTTCCTCTTTATGACATGTCATATCGTGGTTATGTACCAGCTGTGTTGGATACTTCAGTAAGGGATCAATCACCCTATAATGGCAACAGTTTTGCTCCAAGACCTATGGGTCACTCAAATGCCATGAATGATCATCATTCATCAAATAGGAGGAGGAATAACTTTGGTCCTCGTCCTCGTGGTGATGGAGGACCTTTTCTTAACAATGGCCATGGAGGTAGGCGAGATCACCATGATCGTGATTGGAGGGGTCCTCAAAATCATGCTGCTATACAACCTCCAATGgctccaccacctccacctcctcctaggGGTTATATGCAACAAGCTCACCTGGGTCCTGCTCCTTTTATTGCTCCCCAGCCTATAAGACCATATGGAACCCCCATGGGTTATGGTGAGTTCATATTGTTATGCACATTTTATAAGTGTGATTATTACAACTTCAAGTTGCATGCTCTACTTCTGGTTATATGTAAAATAAGGATTAACAACTATAATCACCAAAATGAGAGGTAACTTGTCACAAAATAACCCCCTTTTGAAAAAAAGTTTCAAAAAATAACCACTTGTTTTCCAAATTGGGCTTTGAGAAATTACTTTCATTTGTCAAATTTCTTTGCTGACCATTTCAATGAATCTTGACcactttttttttctaataatttGCAAATTTGTTTCTCTTTTTCCACATTGTTCTTATTTCACAAAATTGATCTTATGCTGAGAAATAGTTTCATGAAATGACAAATGAAAAAATGATCACACAGTGGGGACCATGTAAACTGATTTCAGCGTGTTATAGTTTTCCATAAAGTGGTCATTTTGTAACATGACATCCCCGTTTTGCATATAACTCTTTGAATAATTAATTTTAATGCTAGATGCAATGGAACTTGTgattaaagattaaataaattTACTTGTAAATCCTTTTTTATCACTTTAATAAATAATTAGCATCCAAACCCTAATATTGCCAAAAGTGGTTTTTACAACTTCAAGTTTTACAATTACATCAAAATAGAATCTCTCTTTGCTCCATGTTTTATTACAGTTTTAATTAATACTTTTTAATTGTTCATCATGAATTAATCACTTTCAAAATGCACATCCAAACACTTTAATTTTATCATGGAATGAATGAACATTGTAATACAACCCTTTCAGATTTATGTACATATAGTCTCATTCATTGTAATAAAATAATGTTAAAGCTATATGCTgtatttacatatatatatatatatatatatatatatatatatatatatatatatatatatatatatatatatatatatcttgaaaaattcttttatgaataaatatttataaattttgCAGAAATGGCAGCACCATTTGTGTATGTGTCCTCACTACCTACAGAGGCTTACAGGAATGCACCTATTCTCCCTCGTGCTCCTCCACCTCCTATGTTTATCCCTCTTGTGGATACACCTTTACCTGTTAAGATCCTACAACAGATTGAATATTATTTCAGGTATTTTAACTTCATTAaactatatataatatattataattgttCTATTTTAAACATCATACTTTGTTCACTCACTTGAAACTTGGTTTTCATGCAATTTTTATTTACCACAGTGAAGAAAATTTGAAGAAAGATGATTATTTGAAGTCAAACATGGATGAAGAAGGTTGGGTGTCACTCAGTTTAATAGCTGGATTTCGAAGGGtaagtaattaatta containing:
- the LOC111878826 gene encoding la-related protein 1C, with product MTSDSSPSAEGTSGSGANSYSQRNCLPSPWAQVVRGGGEPDPVAPRSPSASQSSVLPEQNLVVSDQLTVTEPQQAAAVETLLEASEGSSNGNASGLKKSAWNKPSPNGVVEGSSTPVMGAASWPALSELTRALPKSTSFTSETSKHTSDGSVTVSQAPVISQQPQRPVRPNASHHANQNHVNPVRQRSMKRGGSSGGGYNRPPPPPPPQPPTPPPMPRFPLYDMSYRGYVPAVLDTSVRDQSPYNGNSFAPRPMGHSNAMNDHHSSNRRRNNFGPRPRGDGGPFLNNGHGGRRDHHDRDWRGPQNHAAIQPPMAPPPPPPPRGYMQQAHLGPAPFIAPQPIRPYGTPMGYEMAAPFVYVSSLPTEAYRNAPILPRAPPPPMFIPLVDTPLPVKILQQIEYYFSEENLKKDDYLKSNMDEEGWVSLSLIAGFRRVQSLTSDIQLILNSLRDSTVIEVQGENIRSRRDWQKYAKGPLLEASLQNLTLTESTPGETSTSSSDPAHAASPNGDQSSMPNSNQDL